Sequence from the Phragmites australis chromosome 6, lpPhrAust1.1, whole genome shotgun sequence genome:
GGTTGCGGAATGCTCCTATACCAGTAGAGTCTGGCGGGGTATTGCCAGGAAGCTAAGGCAGCCGACCATCCGCCTAGAGTCATGGCCGCAGAATCACTCCATTTTGAACTAGTGGATTGCCATGACCAACTGTATCCCTTCCTCCCGGAAAGTCTTGCGGTTGATGGCTATGCTTGTCTCTTGGGAGATCTGAAAAGAATGGAATAGACGTACTTTCGACAAAAAAGAGAAGCCGACAATGAAAACCCTAAGTATTGTGCTAGAAGAGACGGGTATCTAGGCCTTTGCGGGAGCGCACCACTTAAGGTGCTTTGTAGCGAGAGATTAGCCTGCTCTTCTTTTTTCCGATCTCCCAAGAGACCTCAACTACGTCTAAGGATGGGGATGTAACTTGTGCTCCTTTTGGTTGTACTTTTGGTCTGTCGAAACTATTCTCCTTTTTAGTACATAATTAATAGCTCTCCTGCTGGTTTGGGTTTAAAAATAGAAGTACCAGGAAGTTTAAAAGAAGGAAGACGAAAGCTGTAAAAGATCCCGACCACAATAATATGGACTATGGCTTCTTCGGTTTGACCAAAGGGGTACCCGTAACATGTCGCGAAGTCCAACCTGATATCTTTTAGAGGTTTAGTGTGGTGCAGATTTTGTTCCTTCAAAGCATGCACAGACAAATCACATGAGGCGATCGAGAATATTGCTTATCTAATCGCCGGAGATGGAGCAGCAGAGCAATACAAGGGAGTGGAGTAGCTGTTTAGAGCAACTGAATCTTGTTTTGGACGAAACGATACAAGGGGGTAGCTGTCTCTCCCGGTCCTGGGCCTTAGCTGCAGGGATCCATGACAAAAAGGAAATATATAGATCTGGCACCTTGGGCACCGGTATCCTCCCTTTCTCAGAGATGCGCGCGCGTGGGTCAGGGGAAAAGAAATATGCACAGAAACATGTACCCATACTGTAGGTCTCACGTATATGCGGACAACCTAGTGAGCTTACATCACAATCAGggcctctctcttttcctattttttttttcttctgttctcTTCTCCTAGGTGTTGGCTCAAAtatgaaagggaaaaaaaagaagatcaaAATGATTTAGTTTTACAATTAACCGCCACTTCTTTGTGGCGTTGGGTGATCCCTACTAGCTGCTTAACACCGACTGACACCTACGCGGCTAAGCCTAATCCGGTCTTTGCTCTGTTCTCGTTCCTCCCTTCCGGCTGAAGAAGAATCAGTACACGGGCTCGCAAATTGTCTTGATCCCACGTCCCGTCCCGTCCGATGGCGACCGCCGCGGTCGGCCAATTACGGCAGCGGTTTTCGCGAACCGTTCGTAGAAGTATATACCATACCACCATCCGACTGTTTCCCGTTTGGTTTTCCTTCCGTGCAGGTCGCCGAGTCCGTCAGTCGTCCTTGCGGGTGAAGGTCATGGGCAAGCCGTTGAGCGGCAGCGCGAAGGGGCCGAACTGCACGCCGCTCTCGGACTCGGAGGTGGACCACCTGTACTTGGTGGCGAGGTGGTGGAAGAGGACGAGCATCTCCAGCTTGGCGAGCTCGTTGCCCGGGCACGAGTGGGATCCGTTCCCGAACGGCATGAACGTGTTGGGCTTGGGCGCCACCTGCAGGGAAGAACAGATTGAGCCAGCCTTGTTAGATGACGCGCTCGTGTATCGCTCTAGCGAAGCAGAGGGCAGGGCTCAAGAGGGGAACTGTTAGACTGAACTGACCTCGAAGCGGGACGGGTCGAACTTTTCCGGGCAGGGGAAGTGGTCGGGGCTGTGGTGGATGTTCCGGAACAGGGGAAGCACTTTCCAGCCCTTGGGGATCAGGTACCCTGCAGCCAGCACAGCGAGGCACCGGTGAGTCAGTCTATTCATTTCGGTTAAGAACCCGTCCCGTCCGTCCAGTTCATTAGCAGCAGCGCACGACAGGAACAGTGCCGCCGCGAACGTACATGAAACGGAACCGAGCGGGAGCCGACTAATAAGAAATAACTAGACGGGGCAGGGATGTGACCGTGCGCCTCACCTTGGTACTCCACGTCCTCCACGGCCTCCCGGAAGGTGAAGGAGAGGATGGACGCCACCCGCATGGTCTCCTGGATTACACGGCTCGTCATGCGCATCCGGCGAGTGTCAGCCCACGTCAAGGGCTCGCCCGAGGACGCCTTCGACCTCGCGATCTCCTCCTGCTCATCCTGTTGCGGTATTCAATTCAGTATCAGTCTCTGGATGCAGTTTGAGAGTGCGTCGACTGATTGGATGGTGGGGAACGGGACTTACGATAACGGCTCTGAGGACGCAGGGGTGGTCGCCGAGGAACTTGACCATCCAGGTGAGGACGCTGGCGGTGGTGTCGCGGGCGGCAAACATGACGCCGATGACGTTGTCGGCGATCTGGTCGTCGGTGAGGGCCTCGCGGTCGTCCAGGAACGAGGCCAGGAGGTCGCTGGCGCGCTGCCGCTCGCGCCGGGCCGAGATGATGTGGGCCACGATGGCGCCAAGGCGCTTGCGGGCCTTCATGGCCTTGTGGAACAGGGTGCCCGGCAGGTTCACCGGCATCGAGTTGTAGCCCTTCTCTAGCGTCAGGTAGCACTGCTTCAGCTCCTCGATGTAGCGCATCTCCTCCTCGCCGAAGATGGACAGCAATGCCACATTCAGTGCGTACTGCAGTATCAACAGCGGCACACCGGTCAGCACGAGAGCTCTTTGTGGAACAGAGCAGAGCTGAacagaggaagaggaaaaacCAGAGCGAGAACTCACCGTCTTCATCTCCTGGAAGGTGTTGACGAGCTGTCCGTCCCAGGAGCGGAGGGAGCGGAGCGCGACGGCCTCGATGGCGGGTACGGAGGCGCGGATGGCCTCGGGGGAGAAGGCGCGGGAGACGATGCGGCGGAGGTGGGTGTGGTAGTCGCCCTGCTGGAAGAAGATGGCCTTGGGCCCCAGCATGCGCTCCTTGCTGGCCGGGAAGGTGGGCTTGAAGAGGTGCGCCTGCGTGACAAGCACGAAGCGCGCCGCCTCCGGGCTGGACACCATCACGCAGGGGCACCCCAGGATGTGCGTCTTGAAGACGGGCCCGTACCGGTTCTGCTTCCGGGCGAAGAACACGTTGGGGTTCTTGGACGAGTAGAGCTGGAACGTTTCGCCCACGTACGGCCACCCCATCGAccccggcggcagcggcagcgcctTGCCGCACCGCGAGCCGTCGGCGGCACCCGCCCACCGCCTCCTGCCTCGGGCGGCGCAGGCGAGGACGAAAGGCGCGAGGAGGCAGAGGAAGAGCAAGAAGGCGCCCATGGCCACGGCTAGGTGATTTGCTTGCTCTTTGTTAGTGGCAGTGAAGAGGggaaaggaggaagaggacgaaGGAGGGGGTTGCCTGctgggaggagggggagatggGCGGTGCTGTTGGGGTGGAAGGAAAAGGCGAGGGAGGTGGCAGCTATTTATAGATTGGTGGTCAGCCTTTTGCACGCACAAATCGACCAACACCACCACTAGGGCGCACTCGAGCCGGGAGCCGTGCGAGAgcaagagagggggaggggggagacGGAAGTCTTGTACGATTAAGGTTGGTTCGGTAGagtttttttatctaaattttttaatgtgatttTTTAAGTAAATGGTTATGCGGTTAAAAATAATTCTTTAgtgatttttaaaataaaatatacgaAGAAAGTGATTCTGTACGGAAAAGTGAATAAGGAGAAGCTATATTTTTAGCTCCTCAATTTTTAGTTAATTTCAGAAAATTATTTCCATAGATTCTACTTAGTAGTTAAAAGTTGAATACTACTGTTTGATAGAGTTTTTTCTGATTTCAATCAAAAAACTGCTCTGAAAGCTCTGCTAAATATACCTAAGCGCTTATATGATTGTTGCTCTCGCTTATTTGCTGAGTATTTTGCTTGTTGAGTACTCTCTGAATTTGAGATTTATTTTGCCTGCTTAGGTATGGCGTTCTTGTTGTTTGGTTACTGTCATATGGCTGGGAGGTAGCGAATAAACTAATTCCATTGCTCAGACTTACTGCGAGCTGCCAGGCAACCAAACAGGGTGTCAACCAAACAGAGCACAGGCAGAGGTCTGGCATCCATCCTGCTAGTCAAATCCTTCTTAGGCCATGAATCAAACAAGCACCAATTACTTACTGTTTTTAATTTGTAGATTACAGATTGTAATTACAATCtataagctaaaataaatagtcTAGATTGTAAAATCTATATTATACAATTTAGTTCTTAAATTATAACAATCCAACATCTGTTTTCCACTAGTTTGCATAGATGGTACAATCTAGCTTTTATAATTTACTAGCTTTTTACGATTTATAATATACAAGCTGTTTTTTACAATCTATAACTGAAATAAATAGGTCATAAGGCTCCGTTTGTTTCCGCTTCTAGATTATGACCAATCACAATCTACAAATTGAAACAACAGATATATTGTACAATTCATCTTTTAACAATCTAGTTCTCGAATTGTAACAATCTAATAATTTATCTTCCACCAATTTATATAGATTATGTAATTTAACTTTTAGTTtaactttttctaattcataatctacaaattatttttcataatcTTCAATTAAAATACATATAGCCTAATTCCAAAAGAAAATAACCACAGCTCGCTGGGGAATCCCTCGCTCCAGCTCACCTCTCCCTGTCTCCGCACCAGCAGCCACTCTCGTACTGCCATTGCCTCTGTTATAATGCCGCTCGATTTGGCCGCTTGCTCATCCGTCCTCCTGGCCTCGCCACTGCATAAGCTGGCGGCCTGCCAGGTAGCCATCGCAAACGTTTTCAATCCCTAGACATATCTACTACTACTGATTGAGCCAATTGTGTACGCTTttgaaatgagaaaaaaatgcCAATCCTTCTAATAGGACTCATCGAAGCTGGTTTTTTTAAGTGTGAAAAAAAAGTGAGCTTTGAGCAGTGTAGTTATTTATGTGATTAAATTTATGGGTGGGTGATCGATCAAACCCGGGGGCTGGCAGTAATAAAGACGACGGCTAGCCGGTATCACTGACCGGTTAAAGGAGCATGCGTTCGTGAGAATGCTAACTTCTAAATTTCTATCTGAATTACACGTGTTGCGCAGTCCGCCGGGGGAAATGGTCGTTCGCATGCCGCATCGcttttttttttcgatttttGAACAAGAAATAATTTCATAGTATCTCCTTTTTGAAATGCTCACCAAAACTGAGGCGTTAGTAGGTTACCATCCCaatcaaaaaaattcagaaaccaTGTGCAGTCAGACGAGTTGACCTTTGCACGGCCGGAGGTGCCAGCTGTGAGGGTCTAAATCAATTCGTGAGATCCTGTGCAGCATAGTTAGACTATCTACTCCCATCCGATTCAATCTTGCGAATAATCTGAATGTTCCTGCCGAAGTACGGCGAGGAAGCAGTGTAGGGTGCAGAGAAAAAGTATCTGCCCGGCCTGGTTCCGCGCCACGTGTGCCTTGAAGATACCTCCCCTCCTCCTACTCCCCTCCGATCCTCGCTCCATGCAAGCAAGGGACAAGTGGCGGCAAACGAGCGTAGGTGCTCGATCTTTATCATTTAATAACGCGGGAAATACATGGCAACTTTGGGAGAAGCATCATCATATTTGGCAACCTCTAGCTCTAAAtctatataaaatttaaaatttacaagataaaataatatagtttaaatatttatttttaattcaaatgaATAATATAGTTCAATCAAAAACCATCGATCTAGCCATAATAACAGCTTCAAAAATTTCCAAAGCAGAAGATAACGAGCCataaaaattcttagagctgCTCTACCAAGCATATCATATATCGTCTCCTCAATTATTTCTTGCGTTCCAAACGTATACTCAAACTTGTTTTCTTTAGTCGTTGCTGAGGCCATGACCTTCTAGAATCCAGATGTTCCTGCGCCATGGTTGTGTTATTCCAATTATCAGAACAGGGCCGCACGCCTCACGCAAGAGAGCAAGTGAAACTTGGCCTTTtttagtgtgtgtgtgtgtgtatatatatatatatatatatatatatatatatatatatatatagctaattCCGTAGCCGAATTCAAAACGAGCGCACCTGACCGATCGATTTCATCCTGACTTAGCCCAACCACTTAACAGACTCGCTATCTTCTTGGTACCTTCATCCTGGCTCGACTTGGTTCTTTTTCAtctcggctcggctcagctcTCTCAGTCGTCCTTATCCATAGCGATGGAACCAGCTAAGCACCCCTAAATTGAGCTCCCGTTCCTAGAAATCTTGATTCGTTCAGAACCATCCCCACTCGCACCGCTGAGGCTACGACATCAATTCATCGTGCCGGCAGACCTTCCATCCCCCTATTTTCCACCAGCACCTTCTTCATTCTGAATCGCGCCACCTCCGTCTATCGTTCCATCCCAGAAGCAGCAAGATTCGAGCACCCACGGCGTCTGGCCGCCGTCGTCCTTCGCGCTAGGGTGCCCGACCAACCACCATCTCGGATTGGATCTGAAACCTCTCTAGATGAGTAGGTGCGTATAGGCGCATCTCCCACAACAACCTCAATTTTATCGTTGTTCTTGTTAGATTTCTTGTTCAGGGAGGTTAGGTTAACACTATTATTTAGGGAGGTTAGGTTTCTTGAGCCACTGTTCATCGTTGTTCTTGTTAGATTTTGCATAGAACAGATTACTCCACGCCAAGATGATTTTAGAGATCTGAGCCTACTAttgtatttttcctttttcatgtCACCTGGTTACAttaattttgttgttttttttccGATTAACTAGTTGCATGTCACCTGTGTTCATGGCTCGATTGGTTTGTGAATGCGGAGAATCCTAATTTTTGAACAATATCGTAACTTAGATTAGGCTTATGGCAAATCCCTGCCCCGATGTTATTTAGTTCTAGTAAATTTGATTTGTCGTAAATCTAAAATTGGGCTTTTGGAAAGAGCATTATTATGTTACGGTAATTTATCCTCCAAATTATAGGTGCTACATAGTGCTTGTTCACTGCTTAGGCATGCAATGTGTGTGCAACTCACTTGATTGTCTTCAGAGAGCTTAGCGCAACAATATTGTTCATATCATGCCTGAGATGATCGACTATTCATCGTTGTTCTTGTTAGATTTTTTATTCAGGGAGCTTAGCACAACACTATTATTCATACCATGCTTGAGATGATCCACTATTCATCGTTGTTCTTGTTAGATTTCTTATTCAGGGAGCTAGCACAACACTATTGTTCATGTAGGTTAGGTTTCTTGATCTACTTGTTCATCGTAATTCTTGTTAGATTTTGCATAGAACGGACTACTTCACGCCAAGATGATTTTGGAGCTCTGAGCCTACCATTATACTTTTCCTTTTCATGTCACCAGATTACATTAATTTTGCTTTTTTCCGATTAATTAGTTGCATATCTACTGTGTTCATGGCTTGATTGGTTTGTGAATACGGGgaatcttaattttttttaacaatatcATAACTTAGATTAGGTTTGTAGTAAATCCCTGCTCCGATGTTATTTAGTTCTAGTGATTTTAATTTATCGTAAATCTAAAATTAGGCTTTTGGAAAGTATATTGTTCTGTTACGATAATTTACCCTCTAAATTATAGTTGATGCATAGTGCTAGTTCATTCCTCAGGCATACAATGTGTGTGCAACTCACTTGATTGTCTTTAGAGAGCTTAGTATAACACTATTGTCcatatcatgtttttcttttaggAGATGGATCCTCCCTGGCAGCTTCACGGGAGGGTCAAAGCTTTCGAGACACTAATAATTCCAGCCAGTCCTCTCATTTCAACGAAGTTCATATTCATCCATTTTTGCAGTTTTAATTTCCATTTATCTCAATATAGTTACATCACTTTACCATTGCAGGATAGGGCCGCACTGTTCAGAGCTAAGGTTCTGTTCTACATGCTTTACCACCCTTGAATGAGATAAAGAAGCTTCCTGGTGGTCTGGAGAAAATTAGGCCCAGATCTTGATCCTATTTATACTTCAAATCCCTCAATAATGTCCATGACATAactttatttaaaattttcatcTGATTGTAATGCAAATTCCTAGTTACTTTATTGTGTGTCATGTACATCTGTGTACTTTGTGTACACACtttatttttgctacaatcccTTCTAATTTTAAATGTCAATTACCATACCTATTTGCGGTATATTTTCCCTTGCacatttctattattttcattgCTACCGTTTTAGCAGTTGTTGGCCATTTTACATTACTACACATTCATTCCATGTTGCAGTTATGGCATATCTTTTACCATCGTAGCTGGTAGTCGGTCATAATTTCGTCCTGCATCTCATAGCAGTGTAAactattttgaatttaaaactATCGTAACTAATGCACTCTATTGTAGTAATTGATTCATCATCTAATAGTTAACATATGTTATTGAGCAGTTATTGAACGGAGTGCATGTATTTGAATTACTGTTTATTATCGTAATTGCTCGACCATAAATGCAGTAAACACTACATGGTGTTCTCGTAAATATATTCCCTCTAGCTTcactcttcatccaaaccactACAACATTTTGTTGTCAATGATATATCATTTCATTGTCAATTAATATGTCAATTGTAGTAACTCAATTTTCAATTCATTCCCGCGGTATCCTatacatctaaaacaaatatagCCACTAAAAAAAATGTAGTAACTACCACACTCCATTCTCGTAATTGATGTTAGCTTTTATTGTTATCATAGCTACatttaaatatcataattcacTTCACTTTATACGGTAAATTGATGTACATTTTGTGGTAAATAAAATATCAGATGACTTTTAACTTATCTATATTAGTGGTATGCAGCAATCAGACTAGCAGAGGTTGAGTTGGTCAcggtttgagttgggcaaaaaCAGAAGTCCGAGTTGATTTTCATGTTTATGGTTCTTGGATAATGCTTAATGATTTATGTATGTTACGTATATTATGCTTGCGCTAATTTGATTCAAACCACATTATTATGTTTTTATAGTAAGACCATCATTTTGTAGTAGGAAAAAATATCTCATTGCCAGCACATGGTAATAGATgagtttcttttatttattttatttttattaatattttaaaaatagcaGGTATGATACTAAATTTTTAGAAACTTATATATTTTATCATAAGTATATAGTGTGACTCATAATTTCGTCATGTCAATATATGTGGCATAAGGAAGGTGACTATATTGATGTCCTCTCCTGATATCTTACCACATGACCTCTTTTATCAtgctaaaatatataatatgatTCATCTTAGATCAtactatatatattaatatGGTCACATGGGTAGTCACGTCATATACTTTCGTGAGAAAAGAGccagttttaaaaatttagtgTCCCACATCTTTTTAAAAATACTAATTTAAAAAATGTTAATATAAAAATTCCCAGCGCGGCGCTCAATGCTGAGTTACCAAGGTGTTGGCAACGCCAGCGGGGGGCACACGTGCAGGTAGCTGCACTTAGAGCTGGGGACACAAGCGGCTACGTGCCATCTAAATCAGGCGTCAATCCCGGACCGGCCCTCGCGCGTGCGGCTGCCTCTAGCGCCTGGCAGAGCTACCGCAGGAAACCAATGAACCGCGTGACTCATATAGGTTAATACTACTTTTTTTAGTTTATATAGGTTAAAACTAATTTATAAAACTTTACATTTCAAATATAACTTCTTCAGATTAACTTTTTACATAGAGTGAGAATAAAAATGTAAATAGAGTGATGTGTGTATGTGGATCTGTCGCACAAGTGGACTGAGCTATAAGCAAATTTCAGAGGTAAGATTTTACACTTGGTATCAAAGTCAACTCTCGTTGTCGAGGATGTTGGGCTTGGAGACGAATAATATAATACTCTAATTTATTAATGTTTCTTGTTTCGATCCATGTGGTAAGTATTAGTGTTATAGTATGGTGAGTTTAATATCATTTTGATAGTTTAGATAGATTACTATTAGTTTATAAGTTTTTATACCTAAATATATCATTTTTGAATTAACccttttgtaagaagtgaaaACGAAAATGTAAACAAGTGATATGCATatcaacaataaaaatataagcgAGATCCTATACATATATAGCTTTATTATCATAGATGAGTTAAGCTGTAAATGAATTTTAGAGGCAGCATTACTACACCGGCGCCACGGCACGGGCTGTGGGCACTCCGTCCACTCCAGCCCTGAGCAAACCCTCTAGTCCTGCAACGTTCTTCCTCCGCTGCTGAGGCCAGCACCTCTGCGGTGAACATCAGGGCCTCAATTCCTTACACCCTTGACGTCCAAGCCCACAGTCACAGCAAATGGCGCAACCTCTTCCTGTAGTTCTCGGTAGATGTAATCTGCGAGACCATGTGGAGGACAACGAGCCGCGCCTTCATGCATGGTAGTTGCCGCCATCTTTTGCATGTCGAGTTTGGATCGGCGCGGACGTATCGGTCCCCGGAGACGTACCCCCGCGCACCGGTCGTCGTCCCAGGGGTAGGGACCAAAATATCCGAAGCCAACCACCATTCCACCAACCGGAGCGCGCGCGCGCTGAGAAGCGGTGGCGGCGCCGGGACGAGCGGGCCACGTTACAGCGGCCGGAGGACATACGTGTCCTGGATGATTGCGAGGATAATTACGTACTCACGCCCGTCTCCGTCGGTCGCTCGTCTATCGGCATGCGCCTTGACCGTTCGGCCTTGGCACGTTTCGGCTCAAAGGATTTGCTCGTTGCCAGTTTGGGTAAGTAATCATCGAGGGGGCACTGAAATGCGCGCGCGCCAGACCATCCCATTGCGAAGCCGCGCGTGTCCAGCCGCGGAATAATAAACTAACCCGATCAATCAAGAATATCTCCATGCGTGGCAGCGCCGAAGTCACCCCGGCGGCGGAGGTGACCACTGCCATGGCCCATGGCGTTCTGACCAGCCGGCGCTGCCAACCCTGTGAGGGAATGTGGAATAATATCTGATCATTGTGGATTCCAACACTAAGTGCATGCGTCCATGATGCAACAGGAGGGTCGTGACGGATAGAAAGCGTTTTTCAAGATGGCTTTCTTCCGTTGTTATTGAGAAGACACCCAACATTTGAGTTCCTTTGGACACGAAGTAGACCGCTCGATCGAGAGACATTTGAAAGTGTACTGGTTCGCCACGCATGTCCTATCCTCGGTCTGGATTGTAGATATTTTCGTACAAAAGAGCAATGCTATGAACATACTTTTTGCTTCTGGAATTGAGTGTATAGAAAACATAATTGGGTGGTGATGTTCAAGGCTAATTGATAGGTAGGTTTAGGTCTTGTTCGGCCTAGCTAGCTAGACACTGCAAAGAAAGGTATGGGCTGCCCATTCCACGACCCGCCCCGGCCCGAGGGCCTTGTTCGGATATATCAATGGGCTCGTGTGGGCACCACTCTTCGGATAGCAAGAACCCTACCTGGAGAGACAAAATTATCCATGGCCCAACAAAATCCGACCCGATTTGATAGGTAAACAGACCAAGATTGACAAAAACTTATACataagcaaaagaaaaaaaaaatgatccacCCATAATCCAAGCCATAGCGGGTTGGGCTAGGGTACCACGACAAAAAAGGTAGCTAGACATGGTGAAAAAAATTCTGGGCTGCCCATATTTCATTAATCACCCTAGCCCGACCTAGTGCGGTTTTATCTATGGCCCAAGACCTGACCCGATTTGGTATGCATAAAAGACCAAAATTGAGCACAATCTTATACTTGagcaaaataaataaagcacATCCCACCCATGATCCGAACCTAGGCAGAAAAAACATTAAAATCTGCAAGAAGAAGGTTTAAAATTAGAAATTCAACCTGACCCACCCCCAACACATTAGCCAAAATATCTTAGAATAAAATGGGTTTTACCATCCAGATCCAAGCTTGGCCCGGCCTGGCCCATATTTTGTTCATGTGTCTAAAACAACTCAACATATTTTCCCAGACTTGATCAAAAAATGCTGTGCTGAACCTAAGCTTTAGCTAGCTCCAGGAAAAAAAATAGGACTTGAAGCGTtgggggaaaaaaagaaaaaaaaaagaaaagaccaaCAATGGTGACTAGAGGAGTGAATAATCGTTTTACCAAATTCTTTAATGGTATCTTCCAAATCTTTCATAAAATGTACCTCAAAACCAACAACGGAAGTAACACAAGGATAGAAATAAGTCATAATCAAAGCCTCCTACGAAAACAAGGCTTTCATGCATACAATTGAACCCTAGGTTTCATAGAACATCATTCTAAGAGTCATAACCACAAAAGATAACAACTTGAAGAAGAAATACTTAGTTCCAAAGAAATAAAACTAGATGAAtaaattcttcaagttgatagatCTAGAGGCAAGTGAGAATCAAGACCAATTTATATGTGAGTTTTATAACTCTATCAATAAGAATAATAACTTCGAGGTGATGAAAATTTTCAGCTCTcaagcaaaacaaaaatcacaacgaaAAACTAAAAACTTGCGACAAACCAAGTGAGCCAATAAAGTGAAActaaaaggagatgaacacaagcataagaggCCACATGATCTTCATTACTTGCAAAGAACAACCCTATTTTCGACAGATTACACAAGTTTTTGGATATATAAAGCTCTCACCAAACACATACGCTAAGCACTCATATCTC
This genomic interval carries:
- the LOC133921433 gene encoding abscisic acid 8'-hydroxylase 1 — translated: MGAFLLFLCLLAPFVLACAARGRRRWAGAADGSRCGKALPLPPGSMGWPYVGETFQLYSSKNPNVFFARKQNRYGPVFKTHILGCPCVMVSSPEAARFVLVTQAHLFKPTFPASKERMLGPKAIFFQQGDYHTHLRRIVSRAFSPEAIRASVPAIEAVALRSLRSWDGQLVNTFQEMKTYALNVALLSIFGEEEMRYIEELKQCYLTLEKGYNSMPVNLPGTLFHKAMKARKRLGAIVAHIISARRERQRASDLLASFLDDREALTDDQIADNVIGVMFAARDTTASVLTWMVKFLGDHPCVLRAVIDEQEEIARSKASSGEPLTWADTRRMRMTSRVIQETMRVASILSFTFREAVEDVEYQGYLIPKGWKVLPLFRNIHHSPDHFPCPEKFDPSRFEVAPKPNTFMPFGNGSHSCPGNELAKLEMLVLFHHLATKYRWSTSESESGVQFGPFALPLNGLPMTFTRKDD